A section of the Rossellomorea marisflavi genome encodes:
- the cax gene encoding calcium/proton exchanger: MNKVFAGLVFIGVPVSVAGSLLHWSSVLMFVIYCLTIISLAAFMGRATESLAVVSGPRIGGLLNATFGNAVELIISIFALKAGLIGVVLASLTGSVLGNLLLVAGLSFFIGGVKYKRQKFNVFDARHNSGLLMFAVIVAFVIPEIFSMEMNESKTMTLSIGISIILIALYLCALFFKLVTHRGVYQQNESAKAHEEEEAEWTKGKAILILLLSTVAVAYVSERLVHTFEEVGRTFGWSELFIGVIIVAIVGNAAEHASAIIMAFKNKMDVAVEIAVGSTLQVAMFVAPVLVLVSLFFQTNMPLVFTIPELVAMVSAVLVTIVISNDGETNWFEGATLLAAYVIMGIGFYLL; the protein is encoded by the coding sequence ATGAATAAGGTATTTGCGGGCCTGGTGTTTATCGGGGTTCCCGTTTCGGTGGCGGGGTCGCTGTTGCACTGGTCGAGTGTTCTGATGTTTGTGATCTATTGTTTGACGATCATTTCCCTGGCTGCATTCATGGGAAGGGCGACAGAGAGTTTGGCCGTGGTGTCCGGTCCACGGATCGGTGGGCTATTGAACGCGACCTTCGGGAATGCCGTAGAATTGATCATTTCGATCTTTGCCTTGAAAGCAGGTTTGATCGGGGTGGTGCTGGCGTCTTTGACGGGGTCGGTGCTTGGGAACCTGCTTCTTGTCGCAGGGCTATCGTTCTTTATCGGGGGCGTGAAGTATAAGCGTCAGAAGTTCAATGTGTTTGATGCCCGGCATAATTCAGGGCTTTTGATGTTTGCCGTGATCGTGGCGTTTGTGATTCCAGAGATCTTCTCCATGGAGATGAACGAGTCCAAGACCATGACGCTCAGCATCGGGATCTCCATCATCCTCATCGCCCTTTATCTGTGTGCCCTGTTCTTCAAGCTGGTGACCCATCGCGGTGTGTATCAGCAGAATGAAAGTGCCAAGGCTCATGAGGAGGAAGAGGCGGAGTGGACCAAGGGGAAGGCGATCCTGATCCTTCTCTTATCCACGGTGGCAGTCGCGTATGTGTCGGAGCGCCTCGTTCATACTTTCGAGGAAGTGGGACGTACCTTCGGTTGGAGTGAGCTGTTCATCGGGGTCATCATCGTGGCCATTGTAGGGAATGCCGCCGAGCATGCATCCGCTATCATCATGGCGTTCAAGAACAAGATGGATGTGGCGGTTGAGATCGCCGTCGGTTCCACGCTACAGGTGGCGATGTTCGTGGCACCGGTCCTGGTGCTGGTTTCACTGTTCTTCCAGACGAACATGCCTCTTGTATTCACGATACCAGAGCTCGTGGCCATGGTGTCGGCGGTCCTTGTGACCATCGTCATCTCCAATGACGGGGAGACGAACTGGTTCGAGGGGGCGACGCTCCTGGCAGCCTATGTCATCATGGGCATCGGGTTTTATCTGCTATAG
- a CDS encoding YfkD famly protein, which yields MKAIRIITIILLFFITGTAVLHAEKEPKKQPAPAAPSRSEVKVPNSVLTITKENTYPNSTQDQPYLQPSEWAQKLIETSNVDIENPNLIKILNESTVNSAPTIGLRATIYLGEWPLNYSSTETSPNWEFQKINTNYFDNRGGTANHQIHYVQESQKAVKGGLTAKVPHAEDVQKMMLIKATEKSNLPLAFQTIVGAGTKKDQVYNISPRRMGYLYAYAPAINEKGKVTYGEVYLVMKGTKRSIIVKNVTSQGVGAWIPIQDHVHFGFMATETPR from the coding sequence ATGAAAGCCATTCGCATCATTACCATCATCCTTCTTTTCTTCATAACCGGGACGGCCGTCCTTCATGCAGAAAAGGAGCCGAAGAAGCAGCCGGCCCCGGCAGCGCCTTCCCGCTCCGAGGTCAAGGTGCCCAATTCCGTCCTGACCATCACGAAAGAGAATACGTATCCCAATTCCACTCAGGATCAGCCCTATCTTCAGCCGAGTGAGTGGGCACAGAAGCTGATTGAGACATCCAATGTGGATATCGAGAATCCGAACCTCATCAAGATCCTGAATGAGTCGACGGTCAACTCGGCGCCGACGATCGGTCTCCGCGCAACGATTTATCTTGGGGAATGGCCACTTAACTATTCTTCAACTGAAACATCGCCGAACTGGGAGTTCCAGAAGATCAATACGAACTATTTCGATAATCGCGGGGGAACGGCGAATCATCAGATCCATTATGTTCAGGAGTCCCAGAAAGCCGTCAAGGGTGGTTTGACTGCAAAGGTTCCCCATGCGGAAGACGTCCAGAAGATGATGCTTATCAAAGCAACGGAAAAATCCAATCTGCCTCTTGCTTTCCAGACGATTGTCGGAGCAGGTACGAAGAAAGATCAGGTGTATAACATCTCCCCGAGGCGCATGGGGTATCTATATGCGTATGCCCCGGCCATCAATGAAAAAGGAAAGGTCACTTATGGGGAAGTTTATCTTGTCATGAAAGGTACGAAGCGTTCTATAATCGTCAAAAATGTAACCTCACAGGGAGTCGGGGCTTGGATTCCGATTCAGGATCATGTCCATTTCGGCTTCATGGCTACTGAAACACCAAGATAA
- a CDS encoding cupin domain-containing protein translates to MTKYMDYTADSAQFSFDLNKSPLFKLNSQNLINVLGVQHLNTLENSSLLDIFLSKGFYVEPHYHQNASELVYCISGEARVTILNPFTRQLINEVITPGMVANVPQGWWHYEEALTDDTHLLAIFDAPTPEVILGSDILALTPANVMAETYCIDEKMWKDVTAPIHPGTYIGPACKAERPVSPSYYQPAPIRYV, encoded by the coding sequence ATGACGAAATATATGGATTATACTGCTGACTCCGCTCAGTTCAGCTTCGATCTGAACAAAAGCCCGCTTTTCAAACTCAATAGCCAAAACCTGATCAATGTACTGGGAGTTCAGCACCTGAACACCCTTGAAAACTCGTCCCTACTTGATATCTTTCTCAGCAAGGGCTTCTATGTGGAGCCCCACTATCATCAGAATGCATCCGAGCTTGTGTACTGCATATCCGGTGAAGCCAGGGTCACCATCCTGAATCCGTTCACCCGGCAGTTGATCAATGAGGTCATCACCCCGGGTATGGTAGCCAATGTCCCTCAAGGCTGGTGGCATTATGAGGAGGCTCTTACGGACGACACGCATCTTCTGGCCATCTTTGATGCCCCGACCCCTGAAGTCATCCTTGGCTCCGATATCCTCGCCCTTACTCCTGCGAATGTGATGGCGGAAACATATTGTATCGACGAGAAGATGTGGAAAGATGTCACGGCTCCGATCCATCCGGGTACATACATCGGCCCGGCCTGCAAGGCGGAAAGACCGGTGTCCCCGTCCTATTACCAGCCTGCCCCGATCCGCTACGTGTAA
- a CDS encoding GNAT family N-acetyltransferase, with protein sequence MTQIEEVALSLFEEKHAEYLKGFQLPPEQAKFTALPEQVWEEAEGQYRVVILAEGTPVGFFLLHSTDRVKEYTDNPHAMLLTALSIDHRQQGKGYAKKAMQIVKEWVRLEFESCNEIVLAVNHKNIPAQTLYRQTGYHDTGRRKVGKIGEQFIFALSIR encoded by the coding sequence ATGACACAGATAGAGGAAGTAGCGCTGAGTTTATTTGAGGAAAAGCACGCCGAGTATTTGAAAGGATTTCAATTGCCGCCTGAGCAGGCGAAGTTTACCGCTCTGCCTGAACAGGTGTGGGAAGAAGCGGAAGGGCAGTATCGGGTGGTGATTCTTGCGGAAGGAACGCCGGTGGGATTCTTTCTGCTGCATTCCACAGACAGGGTGAAGGAGTACACGGACAATCCACATGCCATGCTCCTGACCGCGCTGTCGATCGATCACAGACAGCAGGGTAAAGGATATGCAAAAAAAGCCATGCAGATCGTGAAGGAATGGGTCAGACTGGAGTTTGAATCCTGCAATGAAATCGTGTTGGCCGTGAATCATAAAAATATCCCGGCTCAAACTTTATACAGGCAGACAGGCTACCATGATACGGGGCGGAGGAAGGTAGGGAAAATCGGAGAGCAGTTCATTTTTGCACTGTCCATCAGATGA
- the yfkAB gene encoding radical SAM/CxCxxxxC motif protein YfkAB, with protein sequence MKTETASKGMTIDHDPWEAYLDVDEHGDMTLSNIEFTTTTLCNMRCAHCAVGYTLSPKDPSALPIEMILGRLDEIKTLRSLSITGGEPMMSKKSVENYVLPLLKYAHERGVKTQINSNLTLDLDRYLMIAPYLDVLHISHNWGTTDEFIDVGFANMERKPTREQRQKLFDRMIENSRALSERGVLVSAETMLNKSTLPYLEKIHRQVVDEMKCGRHEIHPMYPSDYASSLESLTLKETADAIRDILSFRDENVWMLFGTLPFYPCSSSDEDLELLQTLYKSKNVSVRNDPDGRSRLNVNIFTGDVIVTDFGDTPPLGNIKTDTLPEVYDRWKGQPLAKELNCHCPAARCLGPNVLVKSMYYKDVDFSTREARITR encoded by the coding sequence ATGAAGACAGAAACCGCTTCAAAGGGCATGACGATTGATCATGATCCTTGGGAAGCCTACCTTGACGTCGATGAACACGGGGATATGACCCTGTCAAACATTGAATTCACGACGACGACCCTCTGCAATATGAGATGCGCACACTGCGCCGTCGGTTATACCCTTTCGCCAAAAGACCCGAGCGCCCTTCCAATCGAGATGATCCTGGGAAGACTCGACGAAATCAAGACACTCCGTTCCCTTAGTATTACCGGCGGGGAGCCGATGATGTCCAAGAAATCCGTGGAGAATTATGTTCTGCCACTCTTGAAATACGCCCACGAGCGAGGCGTGAAGACGCAAATCAACTCGAACCTTACCCTCGACCTGGATCGATACTTGATGATCGCCCCGTATCTAGATGTGCTCCATATTTCCCACAACTGGGGAACGACTGATGAATTCATCGATGTCGGGTTTGCCAATATGGAACGGAAACCTACCAGAGAGCAGCGCCAAAAGCTGTTCGACCGTATGATCGAGAACAGCCGCGCCCTTTCAGAACGTGGAGTTCTCGTCTCTGCGGAAACGATGCTTAACAAAAGCACCCTGCCGTATCTTGAGAAAATCCACCGTCAAGTAGTGGATGAAATGAAGTGCGGGAGGCACGAGATTCATCCTATGTACCCATCAGACTATGCCTCCAGCCTTGAATCATTGACCCTGAAAGAAACCGCCGATGCCATCCGCGATATCCTCTCATTCCGTGACGAGAATGTATGGATGCTCTTCGGGACACTGCCGTTTTATCCGTGCAGTTCTTCAGATGAAGACCTTGAACTTCTCCAGACACTGTACAAAAGCAAAAATGTGAGCGTGCGTAATGATCCGGACGGCCGTTCACGCCTGAATGTGAATATTTTCACTGGTGATGTGATCGTCACCGACTTCGGTGATACGCCACCTCTTGGGAATATCAAGACCGATACCCTTCCCGAGGTTTACGACCGCTGGAAAGGGCAGCCGCTTGCTAAAGAGCTGAACTGCCATTGTCCTGCAGCACGCTGCCTGGGACCGAATGTTCTTGTGAAATCTATGTACTACAAAGACGTGGACTTCTCGACGAGGGAAGCAAGAATCACACGTTAA
- a CDS encoding SE1561 family protein, translating into MGKAIQDNESQVTYLKQRLNLFVDVLDSIDPEQADIDDIDRLIEMIDDIETKVEQFKKSE; encoded by the coding sequence TTGGGAAAAGCCATTCAAGACAATGAATCACAAGTAACGTATCTGAAACAGCGCCTGAACCTTTTCGTGGACGTCCTGGACTCCATCGATCCCGAGCAGGCTGACATAGACGATATCGACCGTCTCATCGAAATGATCGATGATATCGAAACGAAGGTCGAGCAATTCAAGAAAAGTGAGTGA
- a CDS encoding GNAT family N-acetyltransferase: MDISRITPAECEEAKTLVLEGFRERFGWIDDTLNPDIKDITRHYDGVENHFFVGTDEKGIVCTGAVKKHGASTYEIVRMSVRADMRSKGLGRTMLRHLEDTAKSLKAVKLVLETNRAWEDAVGFYKRSGFIITGENESRFYFEKILTGPSRTSSVSS; encoded by the coding sequence ATGGACATTTCCCGTATTACACCGGCAGAATGTGAAGAAGCAAAGACGCTAGTATTAGAAGGCTTCAGGGAACGGTTCGGATGGATCGATGATACCTTGAATCCCGATATAAAGGACATTACGAGACACTACGATGGAGTGGAAAACCATTTCTTTGTTGGTACGGATGAAAAGGGAATCGTATGCACAGGAGCGGTGAAAAAGCATGGGGCTTCAACGTACGAAATCGTCCGTATGTCGGTCCGTGCCGATATGCGTAGTAAGGGATTGGGACGCACCATGCTGCGTCATCTCGAAGACACGGCAAAAAGCCTCAAGGCGGTCAAACTGGTCCTTGAGACGAACCGGGCATGGGAGGATGCAGTCGGATTTTATAAGAGGAGCGGGTTTATCATCACCGGGGAGAACGAAAGCCGGTTCTATTTCGAAAAAATCCTTACAGGTCCATCCCGGACTTCTTCTGTTTCTTCCTGA
- a CDS encoding DUF421 domain-containing protein: MEGILITLLRTVISFMILAVVTFIIGKHINSHKNHYSFALSVTIGASIANMGFDTNLRFIEMFISFWALIGLYYMLMVLSSNSRKLRRWISGRPTVFIENGKILDHNMQKTKFSLDDLNQLLREKEVFDITQVEYAVLEVSGQLSILKKEAFQPTTKSDLSLSSTPSALPVEVIMEGEIILKDTDPTYTKDWILQQCRNRGLEVRDVYFAVINSKGNLFIDAYDDHIVSPTDIE; the protein is encoded by the coding sequence ATGGAAGGCATATTGATTACATTGTTAAGGACCGTCATCAGTTTCATGATTCTTGCTGTTGTGACATTTATCATCGGCAAGCACATCAATTCTCATAAAAATCACTATAGTTTTGCCCTTTCTGTTACCATCGGTGCCTCAATCGCCAATATGGGCTTCGATACGAACCTTCGCTTTATTGAGATGTTCATTTCATTTTGGGCTCTGATCGGTCTTTATTATATGTTGATGGTGCTTTCTTCGAACAGCAGAAAGCTGAGGAGATGGATATCAGGACGGCCGACGGTGTTCATCGAGAACGGAAAAATCCTGGATCACAATATGCAGAAAACCAAGTTCTCCCTGGATGACCTGAACCAGCTCCTACGGGAAAAGGAGGTTTTCGATATCACACAGGTGGAATATGCCGTTCTTGAAGTGAGCGGTCAACTGTCCATCCTCAAAAAGGAAGCCTTCCAGCCGACAACGAAGAGCGACCTCTCCCTATCCTCCACCCCGAGTGCCCTTCCTGTCGAGGTTATCATGGAGGGCGAAATCATTCTGAAGGATACGGACCCCACGTATACGAAAGATTGGATCCTGCAGCAGTGCAGGAACCGCGGTCTTGAGGTAAGAGACGTCTATTTCGCTGTAATCAACAGCAAGGGGAACCTGTTTATCGACGCATACGATGATCACATTGTCAGTCCCACCGATATTGAATAA
- a CDS encoding fumarate hydratase codes for MNKETLQQSMYDLIVETSTNLPKDVRRAIASAKERENAGTRAAMSLDTISNNVKMADDNISPICQDTGLPTFKIKTPVGVNQLEIKEAIYAAMVQATKDGKLRPNSVDSLTGDNSGDNLGLGTPVIKFDQWEKDYIDARLILKGGGCENKNIQYSLPCELDGLGRAGRDLDGIRKCVMHSVYQAQGQGCSAGFIGVGIGGDRSSGYDLAKEQLFRAVDDVNPNEDLRKLEDYVMEHANELGIGTMGFGGETTLLGCKAGVMNRIPASFFVSVAYNCWAFRRLGVRLDPQTGSIDEWFYQEGEKLDLTQGTEAELETAAAKEDGQSVVVLEAPITEEKIRGLKVGDVVQINGRMYTGRDAIHKHLSDNDAPVDLNGQIIYHCGPVMLKDEEGNWHVKAAGPTTSIREEPYQGDIMKRFGIRAVIGKGGMGPKTLAALKDHGGVYLNAIGGAAQYYADCIKGVDGVDLMQFGIPEAMWHLNVEGFTAVVTMDSHGNSLHEEVDKSSLEKLAKFKEPVFK; via the coding sequence ATGAATAAAGAGACACTGCAACAAAGCATGTATGATTTGATCGTAGAGACTTCAACGAACCTGCCAAAGGATGTACGGAGGGCAATCGCCTCTGCCAAAGAGCGTGAAAATGCGGGCACGCGGGCAGCGATGAGTCTTGATACGATTTCCAATAACGTGAAGATGGCTGATGACAATATATCTCCGATCTGTCAGGATACCGGTCTGCCGACATTCAAGATCAAGACGCCTGTCGGGGTCAATCAACTGGAAATCAAAGAAGCCATCTATGCCGCCATGGTGCAGGCGACGAAAGATGGGAAGCTCCGTCCTAATTCAGTGGACTCCCTTACAGGCGATAACAGCGGGGATAATCTTGGTCTAGGAACGCCTGTCATCAAATTCGATCAGTGGGAAAAGGATTATATCGATGCGCGCCTCATCCTGAAGGGCGGTGGCTGTGAGAATAAGAACATCCAGTACAGCCTGCCATGTGAATTGGACGGACTCGGCCGTGCAGGACGTGATCTTGACGGCATCCGTAAATGCGTGATGCACTCCGTGTACCAGGCTCAGGGACAAGGCTGCAGCGCCGGGTTCATCGGTGTCGGTATCGGAGGAGACCGTTCGTCTGGATACGATCTTGCCAAAGAACAGCTTTTCCGCGCTGTGGATGATGTGAATCCGAATGAAGATCTGCGCAAATTGGAAGACTATGTGATGGAGCACGCAAACGAACTAGGGATCGGAACGATGGGCTTCGGCGGTGAAACGACCTTGCTTGGATGCAAAGCGGGCGTCATGAACCGGATCCCTGCAAGCTTCTTCGTTTCAGTAGCCTATAACTGCTGGGCATTCCGCCGTCTCGGCGTGAGGCTCGATCCTCAGACTGGAAGCATTGACGAGTGGTTCTATCAGGAAGGTGAAAAACTGGACCTGACGCAGGGCACGGAAGCGGAGCTTGAAACCGCCGCAGCGAAGGAAGACGGACAGAGTGTCGTCGTACTCGAAGCGCCGATCACAGAAGAAAAGATCCGTGGATTGAAGGTCGGGGATGTCGTGCAGATCAACGGGCGCATGTACACGGGCCGCGATGCGATCCACAAGCATTTAAGCGACAACGATGCACCGGTTGATCTCAATGGACAGATCATCTATCACTGCGGACCGGTCATGCTGAAGGATGAAGAAGGCAACTGGCACGTGAAGGCAGCGGGGCCGACGACTTCGATCCGCGAAGAGCCGTACCAAGGGGATATCATGAAGCGGTTCGGCATCCGCGCCGTCATCGGAAAAGGCGGCATGGGGCCAAAAACGCTTGCGGCCCTTAAAGATCACGGCGGTGTCTATCTGAATGCCATCGGCGGTGCAGCACAGTATTATGCTGACTGTATCAAAGGCGTGGATGGAGTGGACCTCATGCAGTTCGGAATCCCAGAAGCGATGTGGCATCTGAATGTCGAAGGCTTCACGGCCGTTGTGACCATGGACTCCCATGGAAACAGCCTGCACGAAGAAGTCGACAAATCCTCACTGGAAAAACTGGCGAAATTCAAGGAGCCGGTATTTAAATAA
- a CDS encoding DUF4825 domain-containing protein: MKSKITLIVFIAVLLLGACSQVKPEEKITTIEHTNLKELKAYSGTYVGDNSDVGAIIRLLPGGETMGELDLTGENLHVTYDDRAKSISESAFQTFWFNGNRLDRKKLYFNALYLALLVPNAKEYRFTVADEELAIPREQLTAALSKEFKRFPQGDAQWDEKTVSTFIDDHKGKLTEMATNYHTYFEE, encoded by the coding sequence ATGAAAAGCAAGATTACTCTCATCGTTTTCATCGCGGTCCTTCTCCTGGGCGCCTGTTCACAGGTGAAGCCGGAAGAGAAGATCACGACGATCGAGCATACCAATCTGAAGGAGCTAAAAGCATACAGTGGAACCTACGTGGGGGATAATTCCGACGTAGGGGCCATCATCAGGCTGCTCCCCGGCGGTGAAACGATGGGGGAGCTTGATCTGACCGGAGAAAATCTCCATGTCACCTATGATGACAGGGCAAAATCGATTTCTGAATCTGCCTTCCAAACGTTCTGGTTCAATGGAAACAGGCTGGATCGCAAAAAGTTATATTTTAATGCCCTCTACCTCGCCCTCCTCGTCCCGAATGCAAAGGAATACCGATTCACGGTCGCTGATGAGGAATTGGCCATTCCGAGGGAACAGCTCACCGCTGCCCTTTCCAAGGAATTCAAACGCTTCCCCCAGGGTGACGCACAATGGGATGAAAAAACGGTTTCTACTTTTATCGACGATCATAAAGGGAAACTGACGGAGATGGCGACGAATTACCACACATACTTTGAAGAGTAA
- the pdaA gene encoding delta-lactam-biosynthetic de-N-acetylase, with translation MIHFIKVLMFAVMLTLVFPSGATAVSNQSIGWGFQKSKNEVPAEAGAQYDKLLTDYGAFYKGNPDEKVLYLTFDNGYENGHTKKILDVLKREKVPATFFVTGHYLLSAEDLVKRMVKEGHIIGNHSWHHPDFTQTSDEKIREEMKKVMEKTAELTGQKEMKYIRPPRGVFSARTLDIARKEGYTHVFWSVAFVDWKTDQQKGWQYSYNNLMNQAHPGAIILLHSVSQDNADAMEKSIQDLKKRGYTFKSLDEHPMMKKQ, from the coding sequence ATGATCCATTTCATAAAAGTATTGATGTTTGCCGTGATGCTGACCCTCGTGTTCCCGTCCGGTGCAACAGCCGTCTCCAACCAATCAATCGGTTGGGGCTTCCAGAAGAGCAAGAATGAAGTGCCTGCCGAGGCAGGGGCACAGTATGACAAACTCCTCACCGACTACGGTGCCTTCTATAAAGGCAATCCGGACGAGAAGGTCCTGTACCTGACCTTTGACAACGGCTACGAAAACGGCCATACGAAAAAGATCCTCGACGTGCTGAAACGCGAGAAAGTACCAGCGACATTCTTCGTCACCGGGCATTATCTCCTCAGCGCAGAAGACCTCGTCAAACGGATGGTCAAAGAAGGCCATATCATCGGAAACCACTCCTGGCACCACCCTGACTTCACTCAAACGAGCGATGAAAAGATCAGGGAAGAAATGAAAAAAGTGATGGAGAAAACCGCCGAGCTAACGGGACAGAAGGAAATGAAGTATATCCGTCCTCCTCGCGGCGTATTCAGTGCCCGCACCCTGGATATCGCCAGGAAGGAAGGGTACACCCACGTATTCTGGTCAGTGGCCTTCGTCGACTGGAAGACCGATCAGCAAAAAGGATGGCAGTACTCCTACAACAACCTGATGAACCAGGCCCATCCCGGAGCCATCATCCTCCTTCATTCCGTATCACAGGACAATGCGGATGCCATGGAGAAATCCATTCAGGACTTGAAAAAGCGGGGATATACCTTCAAAAGTCTCGACGAGCACCCCATGATGAAGAAGCAATAA
- a CDS encoding class I SAM-dependent methyltransferase, with translation MPTYGNNLFKGAAGYYAAYRPVYPSTLIRTLVDEFSLDGEGNILDLGCGPGTMTVRLADWAERTVGIDTEPEMIQEAERIHSMIRNGQVEWFAGTFAEYKMTNPHRFKLVTIAKAFHWMDRDSILEDLYDRVEAEGGIAIIDNYEPDRKLEPWQEVLDAIIRKWYGQERRAGDSTYTHPVERHETIIRRSRFTYEEITLPPYTIHWTIESILGNLYSTSYGAKRFLGDNIIPFEQEVKLALEGLAPFTEPATLSMKIARK, from the coding sequence ATGCCGACATACGGAAACAATTTATTTAAGGGAGCAGCGGGCTATTATGCAGCATACCGCCCGGTGTACCCGTCGACGCTGATCCGCACCCTCGTCGACGAATTTTCACTTGACGGGGAAGGGAACATCCTTGACCTTGGCTGCGGACCAGGGACGATGACCGTGAGACTCGCCGACTGGGCGGAGAGGACCGTTGGGATTGATACAGAGCCTGAGATGATACAGGAAGCGGAGCGCATCCATTCAATGATCCGGAATGGGCAAGTGGAATGGTTCGCGGGCACTTTTGCCGAGTATAAGATGACAAACCCTCATCGATTCAAACTGGTCACCATCGCAAAAGCCTTCCACTGGATGGACCGTGATTCAATTTTGGAGGACCTGTATGACCGTGTAGAAGCGGAAGGGGGTATCGCCATCATCGACAACTATGAACCTGATCGGAAGCTCGAGCCGTGGCAGGAGGTGCTGGACGCAATCATCCGGAAATGGTACGGACAGGAGCGGAGAGCAGGAGATTCAACGTACACCCATCCCGTCGAGCGTCATGAAACCATCATCCGGCGTTCCCGCTTCACCTATGAAGAAATCACCCTCCCACCCTATACGATCCACTGGACGATCGAGTCGATCCTCGGGAACCTGTACTCCACTTCCTACGGAGCGAAACGCTTCCTCGGCGACAACATCATCCCATTCGAGCAAGAAGTCAAACTCGCCCTCGAAGGTCTCGCTCCCTTCACGGAACCCGCGACCCTCAGCATGAAAATAGCAAGGAAGTGA
- a CDS encoding DsrE/DsrF/DrsH-like family protein: MSERKKTTIVLFSGDYDKAMAAYIIANGAAAYDHEVTIFHTFWGLNALRKDSDIHVKKGFLEKMFGKMMPKGADRMGLSKMNFGGAGKKMIQHVIKKHNAMPLPDLIDMAQEQDVKLVACTMTMDLLGLQKEELMDHIEYAGVAAYLGDAEEGNVNLFI; the protein is encoded by the coding sequence ATGTCAGAGAGAAAAAAGACAACAATTGTGCTTTTCAGCGGTGATTACGATAAAGCCATGGCGGCTTATATCATTGCCAATGGAGCAGCAGCATACGACCATGAGGTGACGATCTTCCATACGTTCTGGGGATTGAACGCCCTTCGGAAGGATTCAGATATCCATGTGAAAAAAGGATTCCTTGAGAAGATGTTCGGGAAGATGATGCCGAAGGGTGCCGACCGCATGGGACTATCCAAGATGAATTTCGGTGGGGCAGGTAAGAAGATGATCCAACATGTCATCAAAAAGCATAATGCCATGCCGCTGCCTGATCTGATCGATATGGCTCAGGAGCAGGATGTGAAATTGGTCGCCTGCACGATGACCATGGACCTCTTGGGGCTGCAAAAAGAAGAATTGATGGATCACATCGAATATGCCGGTGTGGCCGCGTATCTCGGAGATGCTGAAGAAGGAAACGTCAATCTATTCATTTAA
- a CDS encoding rhodanese-like domain-containing protein, with translation MKEIIPKELEAKLNEDVHIIDVREVDEVKEGKIPGAIHIPLGLLEFRMHELDRSKEYYMVCRSGGRSGRACQLLDSHGYSVVNMTGGMMAWEGKTE, from the coding sequence ATGAAAGAGATCATACCGAAAGAACTTGAAGCGAAACTGAACGAAGATGTCCATATCATCGACGTCAGGGAAGTCGACGAAGTGAAGGAAGGGAAGATCCCGGGAGCGATCCACATTCCCCTTGGATTATTGGAGTTCCGCATGCATGAGCTCGACCGTTCAAAAGAGTACTACATGGTGTGCCGCTCAGGCGGACGAAGCGGCCGCGCATGTCAGCTCCTTGATAGTCACGGATACAGCGTGGTGAACATGACAGGCGGTATGATGGCCTGGGAAGGAAAGACAGAATAA